A stretch of Candidatus Methylomirabilota bacterium DNA encodes these proteins:
- a CDS encoding NADP-dependent oxidoreductase has translation MLAARVTAPNRLEIAQIDDPTPGPGGALIRVHAAAITRDELTWPLDRLPAIPSYEISGTVAALGPGANGLAVDDEVFALTPFDRDGGAAEYAVVPSAVVASKPKTLDHIQSAAIPLAGLSAWQALFDHGGLQRGERVIVTGARGGVGHFAVQLARWAGAEVVDGGEADLVFDTTGPAALTGIRAGRIVSVAKEAPGVTYFIVEPNRDQLVELARLADEGAIRPEIDSVFPLADARAAFDRVAERGKRGKVVLRVAGS, from the coding sequence ATGCTGGCTGCTCGAGTGACCGCGCCGAACCGGCTCGAGATCGCGCAGATCGACGATCCGACCCCGGGACCCGGCGGCGCGCTGATCCGCGTCCACGCGGCCGCGATCACCCGCGACGAGCTGACGTGGCCGCTCGACCGGCTGCCGGCGATTCCGTCGTACGAGATCTCGGGCACGGTTGCCGCCCTCGGACCGGGTGCGAACGGCCTAGCGGTAGACGACGAGGTGTTCGCGCTGACGCCCTTCGACCGGGACGGCGGCGCCGCCGAGTACGCGGTCGTGCCGTCGGCGGTCGTGGCGTCGAAGCCGAAGACGCTCGACCACATCCAGAGCGCGGCGATCCCCCTCGCCGGCCTCAGCGCGTGGCAGGCGCTCTTCGACCACGGCGGTCTGCAGCGCGGTGAGCGCGTGATCGTCACCGGCGCCCGCGGCGGCGTCGGCCACTTCGCCGTGCAGCTCGCGCGCTGGGCGGGCGCGGAGGTCGTCGACGGCGGAGAGGCCGACCTCGTCTTCGACACCACCGGCCCCGCAGCACTCACAGGGATCCGGGCCGGCCGCATCGTCTCCGTCGCCAAGGAGGCACCCGGCGTCACCTACTTCATCGTCGAGCCGAACCGCGACCAGCTCGTCGAGCTCGCACGGCTCGCCGACGAAGGCGCAATCCGGCCGGAGATCGACTCCGTGTTCCCGCTCGCCGATGCGCGAGCGGCGTTCGACCGCGTGGCTGAGCGGGGCAAGCGTGGCAAGGTCGTGCTCCGCGTCGCCGGCAGCTAG